Genomic segment of Streptomyces longhuiensis:
GACCATGCCGAGCTCGCGGGCGCGGCGCTGCAGGGCGTCGGGGGCCGCGTAGGCGTCGACGTCGCGCTGGAGCGCCTGCTCGTCCTCGGTGAGGTCGGTCGTCTGCTTCTTGAGGTCGTTCAGCCTGAACGACCCTTCGTTGAGCGCCGAGTTCAGCATCAGGAGCGTGATCAGCCCGCCGCCGAGCAGGAGCACGACGAGGAGCACGAACGGTGTGCGGGCCGCCTGGCCGGCGCCCGCGGATCCCGAGGGCAGCAGCCGCGCGAGTCGCGCGGCCCTCCCCCGCAGTTCGCCCCTGGGACTCATCGACCCCTCCTCGCGCGCCCGGAACTCACCCGGCGACCTCCTCGCGGATGCGCTGCGCACCCCGCAGCCGCGCCGGGGCCGCCCGGCGGTTCTCGGCGACCTCTTCCTCCGTGGGGAGTTCGGCGCCGCGCGTGAGCAGCTTGAGCCGTGGCTGGTAGCGCTCGGGGACGACCGGGAGTCCGGGCGGCGCGGTCGTCGCGGCGCCGGCCGCGAACACCTGCTTCACCAGCCGGTCCTCGAGCGAGTGGTACGACAGGACGGCGATGCGTCCCCCGACGGCGAGCGCCTGCACGGCGGCCGGAATGGCCCGCTCCAGGACGCTGAGCTCGCCGTTCACCTCGATGCGCAGGGCCTGGAAGGTGCGCTTGGCGGGGTTGCCGCCGGTGCGCTTGGCGGCCTGCGGCAGCGCGTCGCGGATCAGCTCCACGAGCCGGGCGCTGTTGCTGAACGGCTCCTTCTCGCGCTCACGCACGACGGCCGAGACGATCCGCTTGGCCTGCTTCTCCTCGCCGTACGCGCGCAGGATCCGCACCAGTTCGCCCGGGGGGTACGTGTTGAGGACCTCGGCAGCGCTCATTCCGGTCGTCTGGTCCATGCGCATGTCGAGCGGCGCGTCCTGCGCGTAGGCGAAGCCGCGGTCGGCCTCGTCGAGCTGCATGGAGGAGACACCCAGGTCGAAGAGGACGCCCTGCACACGCGGGATGCCGAGCCGGTCGAGGACCTCGGGAAGCTCGTCGTAGACGGCGTGCACGAGGGTGGCGCGGTCGCCGAACGGGGCGAGGCGCTCACCGGACAGGCGCAGGGCCTCCTTGTCGCGGTCGAGACCGACGAGGCGGCAGGAGGGGAACGTGGAGAGAAGGGCCTCGCTGTGTCCGCCGAGGCCGAGCGTGCAGTCGACGACGACCGCACCCGGCTCGGCGAGGGCCGGGGCCAACAGGTCCAGGCAGCGCTGGAGCATCACCGGGACATGTCGGGTCTGGCTCAAGGGGCCCTCTCAGTTCCGGCGCGGCGCCCACGCACCGCCGGGGTGCCCGTCGCGCACGTGGTGAAGAGTCCGGTGAAGTGCCGGGATCTTCGGTGTTTCCTGGGGTTTCCGCGTCACTTTAGTCCACGGTGTCGCCCGGTCAATCAACCGGCCTGCGCGCCGCGCGCCGCCTCTTCGCGATGCCTCCGATCAGGAGAAATCACCCGTACGGGCGAGCCGGAGCCGCCCCTGTGGGTTACCTCACAACAAGCCCCGATGGCGTTCTTTGTCCGCTCTCACAGCGGGCTTGTCCCGGGGGTGACCATTACCGTCATAGCTATGACGACTTCCGCATCCCTCCCTGCCGAGTCCGAAAGCGCCATACCTGCCGAGGGCACCGTGACCGACCGCCTTGTCGAGGCGAACCAGCGCTACGCCGAGGCGTTCTCCGACCCGGGTATGGACGCCCGTCCCGTTCTGCAGGTGGCCGTGGTGGCCTGCA
This window contains:
- the rsmH gene encoding 16S rRNA (cytosine(1402)-N(4))-methyltransferase RsmH produces the protein MSQTRHVPVMLQRCLDLLAPALAEPGAVVVDCTLGLGGHSEALLSTFPSCRLVGLDRDKEALRLSGERLAPFGDRATLVHAVYDELPEVLDRLGIPRVQGVLFDLGVSSMQLDEADRGFAYAQDAPLDMRMDQTTGMSAAEVLNTYPPGELVRILRAYGEEKQAKRIVSAVVREREKEPFSNSARLVELIRDALPQAAKRTGGNPAKRTFQALRIEVNGELSVLERAIPAAVQALAVGGRIAVLSYHSLEDRLVKQVFAAGAATTAPPGLPVVPERYQPRLKLLTRGAELPTEEEVAENRRAAPARLRGAQRIREEVAG